TAACACAAGTAATTGTACGTAGTTCTGCCAATATTCAATCTGGTGGACGTTCTAAATTATCAACAATAATTCATGGTTTTTTATTATTAACCTCTGTAGTACTTATACCAAAATTATTAAATATGATTCCGTTATCAGTATTAGCTGCTATTCTTTTAATTGTTGGTTATAAGCTTGCAAAACCAGGGTTATTTATAAAAATGTACCAAATGGGATGGAAACAATTCATACCATTTACAGTAACTGTTTTAGGTATTGTTTTTATCAACTTACTTTGGGGAATTAGCTTAGGATTAGCTGTTGGAATTGTTGTAATCTTAATTAAAAGTTTTCAGAATTCACACTTCTTACATATTGAAGATAAAAGTAATGGAAAGCACAAAATAAAAATGACACTTGCCGAAGAAGTTACCTTTTTTAACAAAGGAGCTATTTTAAAAGAGTTAGATCGTTTACCTATAGATACATTTTTAGAATTAGATGTAAGAAAAACTAGATATTTAGATAACGATATCATTGAAATATTAGAAGATTTTGCTTTTAAAGCTAAAGAAAGAAATATTGACATTAAATTAATTTCAGAAAGAGGAGTTACTGAAAATCCAGATAGTTTTATTGAGTTTTTTAAATTAAGACCAAAAACTGCCTAAATTTTATACGATATGAAAAATAATGAATATAAAATTTTAGTGCTTTCTAATTTAAATGAGACTACCAATAAAATATTAAAAAGCAGTGTTAGTTTAGCTAAGATTGTAGATACTAATATTAACTTCTTATATGTTAAAAAACCTACGGAAGTTGTAAGTAATGAGAATCAATTATCAGCCATGAGAGCTATTAATAGCGAATACATTGCTACTGATAAAAAAATGAAAGATTTAATTACTCCTATAGCTAATAAATATAACGTAGCTATTAATCATTCATTTGTTATTGGAAATGTAAAAAACGAGATAGAGAAATATATTGAAGATAATCAGCCAGATATCGTTATTTTAGGAAAGAGAAAACCTAAAACAGTTAGCTTTATGGGCGATAATATTACACAATTTATCTTAAAAAAACATAAAGGAATAATTGTAATCGCTGATGATAAAAATACGTTAGACCCTAATGAAGAATTATCTTTAGGGTTACTTAATAATGTTAAATCTATTAATAAGCTTACCAAAGATATAATTAGTTCTACTAAAAAACCTTTAACGTCTTTTAAGA
This genomic stretch from Tenacibaculum sp. Bg11-29 harbors:
- a CDS encoding universal stress protein, with amino-acid sequence MKNNEYKILVLSNLNETTNKILKSSVSLAKIVDTNINFLYVKKPTEVVSNENQLSAMRAINSEYIATDKKMKDLITPIANKYNVAINHSFVIGNVKNEIEKYIEDNQPDIVILGKRKPKTVSFMGDNITQFILKKHKGIIVIADDKNTLDPNEELSLGLLNNVKSINKLTKDIISSTKKPLTSFKTTKDAEILDEESLFKDKETIQYVFDKADNSLKDISNYLLKSNTNLLFVDRENINSIKSNINDLIKNIDCSLILTT